DNA from Candidatus Neomarinimicrobiota bacterium:
GATAGAAGATATCTTTTTGCTGATTCACCCATAAAGCCATATCGAAAAATTCATGCGGCCTGAGCAGGGAATCGGCAGCCGCATCATTTTTTTCGTATCTGCTGCTGTCCAGTTCGGCAATCCAATCTGGTGATTGCAGGTAGTCCGCTGTCTCCAGTTGAAATGGAGGCAACCATAACCGTTCGCCGGTGCGGGTATTCTTAACCAAAATTTCGCTGACCACCGAATCGATACCGTGAATATTCCAGAATTGGTTCCAGCGGTATATTTTATTGGAGCCGTTGATGATCAGCAGGTTCAGCCGACCATCGAAATCCATATCCGTGGGAGTGAAGTCGGCACCGAGATGATCGAAATCCAGAGTAGCATAGGTGGGGTCAACTTGATCCAGCCTGGTTCCAGCCTGATCGAATACGAAGATTTCACGAGCTGCGGTGTCGGCAACAAAGACATGGCGGGCATGGGAAACAACGACTTCCACCGGGGTAACAAGGCCATCCGCACTGCCCCAGGAAGGGGAAAGGGGCAGATATGTCGTATCAGGATTGAAGTCAGGGCGGACGGATTCTTCAAGCGAGGGCAATGGCATTTGTTCGAGACAAGCCGTCACTACCAGCAACAGTCCCAATACGAATAACGTTCTCATAGCGCGAATCCGATGCTGTAGCGTTGCGGAGCGGTCAAGTAATCTGTCTGGGAGTAGGCATAATCGAACCTCAGTTTAATGCTCCCGGGCAGACCAATCCTGAGGCCGCCGCCGAGGGAAAGCCCAAATCCAGCCATGTTGAAGACATAGCCGCCACGCACACTCAATATATTCCCTAAGAGATATTCAAAGCCGAAGGCGTAGGTTTCAGCGTTATCAGCCGGATGGGTCAACTGGAATGAGGTGGTCAAGCGATTCTGATCAGATTCAAGGATCTCATAGCCGATACCTAGGCGGAACGTTGTCGGGGGTGAAAAGGACTGATATTCCAGCGAGTCGGCCACCACCGGCTCGCCGTTCTGGTCCAGGATGGTCTTGGAGTATGTGCCGGTCGGTCTGGATTGGGCGCCAAAATTGGTCAGGGACGATGCAATACGCAGTGATCGAAAGCCGGTCATGTAAAGCGTCCCAAAGTCTAAGAGCATACCACCCATGGTCAGGTCATCTATGGATTCATGTGCGTATTTAGCAGTTGTGCCAAAGGTGAAGCGGTCCGACAACCGGAGGCTATAGGTCAGGGCTATGAATTCATCGCGGTAGATAAAGGTCCTTCCGGTTCCGAATGGCATGTATTCGGTAGTCTCCATCATGGGGTCCATGTGAAGCACACCGTAACTGAAACCGATGTGGCTGATACGGCCAAAGGGTGACGAAAAGGCAAAATACTCGTAATCGATATCGGCGGGCATATCGAGATGAAACAGCACCAGGTCACGCTTCGGGAGATGGCTGATCGCAGTAGGATTATAGAATACACTGGCGGCATCCCGCGGTAGAGCGACGCCGGCGCCGGCCAGACCAGCTCCGTAGGCGCTGGTCTCAATTTTCAGGAAGGGGAAAACTGCCGTCCCTACCCGCTGCCCGCCAAGGTTCTGGAACAGGGCTTGCCCGAATGCGAGTACCGGTACCAGAATCCAGAGCAGGACGTGTGATGTGATCGTTCGCTTACGCACTAGAATATCACCTGCAAACCGACCTCAGCCATGCGTGGTTTTTCCATGCGCGCGGGATCAATTCTTGGATCGGGATCGTCGATGTAACTGTACGAAATCATGTCCCCGGGATCAAATCCTTCACCGGTGAAGACGTTAATCCGTCTGGGGATGCGGTTGTCCAGCAGGTTTTGTACTTCGAACAACAGGCGGATATGCGTACCGCCTACCACCCAGTTTTTGTAAAGGCGTGTATCAATGGTGAAGCGCACTTTTTTGGAGATCCGGTTATTCGGAGTGTCCGAGTTGGGCGTCCCATACCAATAAATTTGGCCATCCTCGCCCAGCCGTTGCCCTCTGGGAAGATCATTTCCGGCGGGATCATCCAACAGGGTCTGGGAAGTATATCTTCTGCCGGTCTCGTAATCCAGGCGCAGGGAAGCGCCCCAATCTTTAAGCCCCAGGAAAGCCCGTGAATCGCTGGGGGGCTTATAGTAGGACAGGTTCAGGAATGACCGGATGGGACGATCCCAGCTCAAGTAATTCTCGCCTAAGGGCTTCTCAGACAATGCGCCTGCCTGAACCAGCAGGTTATCGTTGGGATTTGAGCTTTTACCGGTGGCGATGGAGTAGGAGAAATGTCCGTCGGCAATGAAATTACGCCAGAATCGAGCCCTCAGGATGGCTTCAACACCCCGGGAACGGGCATAATCGGCGTTGAAGTACATGTTGAAACTCAGGTGCGAATACCTGGGATTTTCTGATCTAACCGTCTGAGAAGTCTCGTAATTGTACATATTTTTCCAGTAGGCCTTGAATTCCAGAACCTGGTCTTCACTGAACCGGTGTTTCACACCGATCTCGTACTGCACCGTCGTTTTAGGATTCAGGGTAGGATTGCCGATGATCTGGTAGGCGCTCTGAGAATGACTACTCAATTTGGCAAATACGTATTGGAAAGTGGGTAACTGTGAAAAGTGGCCATAGTAGAAATAGAGCACATCGTTATCGGTGACCGGATGCGAGATGCCCAGACGTGGACTCAGATGACCCTTGATCCGATGACCGAATAAGTCGTACGATTCGTCTTTGAATTTGTCGATCGCAGCCTGGGTGAGAACCACCTGTGGTGAATCATTGATCGCATCTTCCAGGTATCGCCCCGGCATCCAGTAGTCGTAGCGCAAGCCCACGTTGACAATCATTCCCTCAAAGGTGATGTTGTCTTGAATATAGAAACTGCCATAATGGGTCCGCGCCCGGTAGATGTCATAATCGGCACCCAACCCGGTGGTGCCGGTCCAGGGCTCGTTGATGTCCAATACCTGGAGGGTGGTCCAATTGCCTTCAAAGCCTGATTTCAGCATCTGGCGTTCCGTAACGGAATAGGTCCAGTCACCTTTTATGGCATTGTTTTGACTGATGGTGTTGTACCATTCCGGGGACATTCCGGTATCGTAAAATTCATCACCGTAGGTGACCTCAATATCTCCATCACGGCTTGAGGGGACGTAGTAATTGGGTTCCAGGTCGAGGCGCTCACGATATTCGGTCCAATGCAGGTCCTGGACGGCACTGTGCTCTTCGGTGGTAAAGCGGCTAAGCTTGAGTTCGTAGAAGCTCTTGGGGCTTAGAGTATGCACCAGAATCGAATTCAACATGACGGCCGTGCGGGTGATAGTGTTGTAGTTATCCAGAATATTCATATAGCGGTAAGGGAAGGAGGTACTGGAAAAGGCGCGAGGCATAAAATAGCCCTGGTTGATATTCAGCGACAGGTCGACCGAGTTGGCCCATTGAAGCCGCGGAGATATTCTCCAGGTGGATTTATACATGCCATGCCAGTCATTTTCTTCGCTGAAAGCCAGCTTATCCAGGAGATTTTGAGTTTGTTCATCACTGAGCAGCCATTCAGGGAATTTCAAACTCTGGTGCGCGTAGAGCTTCCTAGCCGTGGGTAGATTGGTATCAGATATTTTGCCATAACCGTTCACGAAGAAGTAGAATTCCCCCGGTGGATTGACACCCAGAATTTTCAACAGGTTTTCAGCCAGTGACGGTCCGCCAAGGTTGAACTCGACCCGGCGGGTACCGTAATCGGGGAGCCCGGCTACTCCGTCCGTTGTTAGCTTGATACTGCCTTCCAGGTTCTGGCGGCCTTCCTTAAGTTTCACGTTTACTACCCCGGACATGGCCTGCCC
Protein-coding regions in this window:
- a CDS encoding PorV/PorQ family protein; the encoded protein is MRKRTITSHVLLWILVPVLAFGQALFQNLGGQRVGTAVFPFLKIETSAYGAGLAGAGVALPRDAASVFYNPTAISHLPKRDLVLFHLDMPADIDYEYFAFSSPFGRISHIGFSYGVLHMDPMMETTEYMPFGTGRTFIYRDEFIALTYSLRLSDRFTFGTTAKYAHESIDDLTMGGMLLDFGTLYMTGFRSLRIASSLTNFGAQSRPTGTYSKTILDQNGEPVVADSLEYQSFSPPTTFRLGIGYEILESDQNRLTTSFQLTHPADNAETYAFGFEYLLGNILSVRGGYVFNMAGFGLSLGGGLRIGLPGSIKLRFDYAYSQTDYLTAPQRYSIGFAL
- a CDS encoding carboxypeptidase regulatory-like domain-containing protein, yielding MKRAAILIIAVGLNVVLGQGTATIRGRVVDKDTRQPLLGVNIIVQGTYWGGATAADGSYVITGITPGDYDLQVTYIGYKTYQRTGIVVRAGEEYEANFELEETVLSFGREIVIIGKRPLFDVAETSSSTRMSKEEIETMVVDDVVDILSKSGGVSTTDNEVHVRGGRLDETLFIIDGVVAKDPLTGYSANLYVNADAIEEMEILTGGFNAEYGQAMSGVVNVKLKEGRQNLEGSIKLTTDGVAGLPDYGTRRVEFNLGGPSLAENLLKILGVNPPGEFYFFVNGYGKISDTNLPTARKLYAHQSLKFPEWLLSDEQTQNLLDKLAFSEENDWHGMYKSTWRISPRLQWANSVDLSLNINQGYFMPRAFSSTSFPYRYMNILDNYNTITRTAVMLNSILVHTLSPKSFYELKLSRFTTEEHSAVQDLHWTEYRERLDLEPNYYVPSSRDGDIEVTYGDEFYDTGMSPEWYNTISQNNAIKGDWTYSVTERQMLKSGFEGNWTTLQVLDINEPWTGTTGLGADYDIYRARTHYGSFYIQDNITFEGMIVNVGLRYDYWMPGRYLEDAINDSPQVVLTQAAIDKFKDESYDLFGHRIKGHLSPRLGISHPVTDNDVLYFYYGHFSQLPTFQYVFAKLSSHSQSAYQIIGNPTLNPKTTVQYEIGVKHRFSEDQVLEFKAYWKNMYNYETSQTVRSENPRYSHLSFNMYFNADYARSRGVEAILRARFWRNFIADGHFSYSIATGKSSNPNDNLLVQAGALSEKPLGENYLSWDRPIRSFLNLSYYKPPSDSRAFLGLKDWGASLRLDYETGRRYTSQTLLDDPAGNDLPRGQRLGEDGQIYWYGTPNSDTPNNRISKKVRFTIDTRLYKNWVVGGTHIRLLFEVQNLLDNRIPRRINVFTGEGFDPGDMISYSYIDDPDPRIDPARMEKPRMAEVGLQVIF